One Candidatus Zixiibacteriota bacterium genomic window carries:
- a CDS encoding insulinase family protein has product MRILIITLTIALILSLSCADNISNKYTREVLPNGLTVIIKYNPDSRIFAVDILGKNRAAMEEPDKAGITDLVNRMLVKGTKAKNAEEVQAALDDIGARLKTNDSPYMPYDDRYTWRAFSFIRFETIDEYAEKGLDILHEIVTEPAFSPTELSKTKNRVMGIMGMESGSTYKVCRNLYYSKLFENHPLSNKVLGGRRNLMSITSEDLAQYHQKYYAPDNLILTVVSNINPRNVMDWVKIRFGNMTASDGENINLPDAVKAKGIVEIKEPMDKEQIYIYIGNIVPGLKSDSVPALKLTLEILSTRLKLNLREKQGLAYSVGAGGRFLENFGWYTCAIGTGYKNFTVAKNGILAEIEKLKNEPVEQAELDKARNSLWGSMLMRNMSCINQAYYMAYYEFVNVGYDHDDGCRKRLDKINIDDVQQAAKAYLDAENYVLAYVGKINK; this is encoded by the coding sequence ATGCGTATCCTAATTATTACTCTAACAATCGCTTTGATATTATCACTAAGCTGTGCCGACAATATATCCAATAAATATACTCGAGAAGTACTGCCAAATGGGTTAACCGTGATAATCAAATACAACCCTGATTCTCGCATCTTTGCTGTTGATATCCTTGGGAAAAATCGCGCGGCTATGGAAGAACCCGATAAGGCTGGAATTACCGATTTGGTCAACCGCATGCTCGTTAAGGGAACGAAAGCGAAAAACGCCGAGGAAGTTCAAGCCGCTTTGGATGATATCGGCGCACGCCTTAAAACCAACGACTCGCCGTATATGCCCTACGATGACCGCTATACCTGGCGAGCTTTCAGCTTTATCAGGTTTGAGACAATTGATGAGTATGCCGAAAAGGGATTGGATATTCTGCATGAAATAGTAACCGAACCTGCCTTTTCACCGACTGAATTGAGTAAAACCAAGAATAGGGTTATGGGTATAATGGGAATGGAATCCGGTTCAACTTACAAGGTTTGTCGCAATCTGTATTACTCCAAGCTGTTTGAAAATCATCCGCTGTCGAATAAAGTGCTTGGCGGCAGACGGAATTTAATGAGCATCACAAGCGAGGATTTGGCACAGTATCACCAGAAATACTATGCACCCGATAACCTGATTTTAACGGTTGTTTCAAATATCAATCCCCGCAATGTAATGGACTGGGTAAAAATTCGATTCGGGAATATGACAGCCTCCGACGGCGAAAATATTAACCTGCCGGATGCGGTCAAAGCTAAGGGCATTGTCGAGATTAAAGAGCCGATGGATAAAGAGCAGATTTATATTTACATAGGCAATATAGTTCCGGGATTGAAATCCGACAGTGTGCCGGCTTTAAAGCTAACATTAGAAATACTTTCAACAAGACTGAAATTAAACCTTCGCGAAAAACAGGGATTGGCATATTCAGTCGGCGCCGGCGGACGGTTTCTTGAAAATTTCGGCTGGTACACATGCGCGATAGGCACAGGCTATAAAAACTTTACAGTCGCTAAAAATGGCATCTTAGCCGAAATAGAAAAGCTGAAAAATGAACCAGTCGAACAGGCTGAACTTGATAAAGCGCGCAATTCGCTTTGGGGTTCCATGTTGATGCGGAACATGAGCTGCATCAATCAGGCATACTATATGGCTTATTATGAATTCGTAAATGTTGGTTATGACCACGATGACGGCTGTAGAAAGCGTCTTGATAAAATTAATATCGATGATGTTCAACAGGCGGCTAAGGCGTATCTTGATGCGGAAAATTATGTTTTAGCCTATGTTGGAAAAATAAATAAATAA